The proteins below come from a single Octopus sinensis linkage group LG10, ASM634580v1, whole genome shotgun sequence genomic window:
- the LOC115216747 gene encoding insulin-like growth factor-binding protein complex acid labile subunit isoform X2, which yields MPVSSITNTVDFMKYFLFIILICLCQGIPFSTKDFVKRYPCLEYNVCECSEGIHDPSYSDTVTIDCRAKNLTKVPALVDLDKNKYYRLWLRDNYIQLINSRDFSCDSIVDIDIGGYNQVRHIADKALRGTNRFLQKLTLNISSLNIYKLRFLHAVPTLYELTIEGNNKLHKIPSRLLPGYKMKTLRMLSLVHCGIERIAWDAFLGVSNVKELHLSHNHLTNVPSDSLMRLRHLTKLDLSFNRLTTLDGQSFTHLFKLSEIDLTGNDFTEMQEIPSDVFKDQETSLHKLILSNTFLSTIPTEAIQNLQELKILNISYNKINELNNTQPFLGLKLRVLDISGNNIPLEATLLNGLENTLFKLFLRDMNITALPYTLLKKLGHLYELDISGNIMPKLPDSFNKGLSVRHFILRRMNIKKISPRAFTKPSEIAELSIDVESNFISSIDFIRNSPACTFHYLNLMANPINCDCILYELIVDRTIRFSGTCSSISQNLFNLSFTSNYLQRMLRQKCSPGTFNSHCRNEYKSRLAQQTSGTSLHTYSNIFLLIGINVASQLTLLQ from the coding sequence ATGCCTGTCTCCAGCATTACAAACACTGtagattttatgaaatattttcttttcattatattaatttgtCTATGCCAAGGAATTCCATTTTCTACTAAGGATTTTGTTAAAAGATATCCATGCCTTGAATACAATGTCTGTGAATGTTCTGAAGGAATACATGACCCTTCTTATAGTGATACAGTCACTATTGACTGTCGGGCTAAGAATTTGACTAAAGTTCCTGCTTTGGTGGATTTAGACAAGAACAAGTACTATCGTCTTTGGTTACGTGATAATTACATCCAGTTAATTAATAGTCGGGATTTCAGCTGTGATTCAATTGTGGATATTGATATTGGTGGATATAATCAAGTACGCCATATTGCTGATAAAGCTCTGAGGGGTACCAATCGTTTCCTTCAGAAATTGACATTAAACATCAGTTccttaaatatctataaacttCGATTCTTACATGCTGTACCAACTTTGTATGAGCTCACTATTGAAGGTAACAACAAATTGCACAAAATCCCTAGCAGACTTCTCCCTGGTTATAAAATGAAGACTTTGAGAATGCTTTCTTTGGTGCATTGTGGAATTGAAAGAATTGCTTGGGATGCTTTTTTGGGTGTAAGCAATGTTAAAGAACTACATCTGTCACATAACCATTTAACTAACGTACCCAGTGATTCTCTGATGAGATTACGTCATCTTACCAAACTTGATCTCAGTTTTAATCGACTGACCACACTTGATGGTCAATCATTTACTCACTTATTTAAACTTTCAGAAATAGATCTGACAGGAAACGATTTtacagaaatgcaagaaattcCTAGTGATGTGTTTAAAGATCAGGAAACATCACTTCATAAACTAATATTATCAAATACTTTCCTCAGTACAATTCCAACTGAAGCAATCCAGAATCTTCAAGAACTTAAGATTTTGAATATCAGTTATAATAAGATTAATGAACTTAACAATACTCAACCATTTTTAGGTCTAAAGTTACGAGTACTGGATATTAGTGGCAATAACATTCCGTTGGAAGCAACTTTGCTAAATGGTTTAGAAAACACACTTTTCAAGTTATTTCTTCGAGATATGAATATTACCGCCTTGCCTTATACACTATTAAAGAAACTAGGCCACCTCTATGAACTGGACATCTCAGGTAATATAATGCCTAAACTTCCAGATTCCTTTAACAAAGGGCTCTCTGTTAGACATTTTATACTACGTCGCATGAACATCAAGAAAATATCACCAAGGGCTTTCACTAAGCCATCTGAAATAGCAGAACTCTCCATAGATGTTGAATCAAATTTCATTAGCAGTATAGACTTCATCAGGAATAGTCCAGCCTGCACTTTTCACTATCTGAATCTGATGGCAAATCCAATCAACTGTGATTGTATTTTATATGAACTCATTGTTGATAGGACTATACGTTTCTCAGGAACATGTTCCAGTATTAGCCAGAACCTGTTCAACTTGAGCTTTACCAGTAACTATCTTCAGAGAATGTTACGGCAAAAATGTTCTCCAGGAACATTCAACAGCCACTGCAGAAATGAGTATAAATCTAGACTAGCTCAACAAACATCAGGAACTTCCTTGCATACATACAGcaatatatttttgctaataggaattaatGTGGCCAGTCAACTAACTTTATTACAGTGA